Proteins from one Telopea speciosissima isolate NSW1024214 ecotype Mountain lineage chromosome 1, Tspe_v1, whole genome shotgun sequence genomic window:
- the LOC122639276 gene encoding endo-1,4-beta-xylanase 5-like, whose amino-acid sequence MAAVVVGVNHHLLLLCCILFAGAAVESLSYDYSATIECLAEPLKPQYEGGIIINPELNHGLSRWYVFGQAKIENRSSDRGNSFIVAHSRNKPSDSFSQKLYLLKDMLYTFSAWVQVVEGTVPVTAVFSTRCDGFIHAGAVVAESGCWSMLKGGLTVNSSGPVELYFETKNTTVEIWVDSVSLQPFTKDQWRAHQDQSVEKGRKRKVRLQAVDAKGKTFAGAKVSIHQKKPSFPFGNAITKAILDYPAYRKWFASRFTVTTFENEMKWYSTEKSPGKEDYSVPDAMLRVIKRLGIQVRGHNIFWDDPQYQQSWVKSLSPDQLRQATAKRINSVVSRYKGQLIAWDVVNENLHFSFFEDKLGKTASASFYQRAHQLDGLTTMFMNEYNTLEDNRDQRSTPAKFLQKLREIQSASPGKMGIGLESHFGTPNIPYMRSSIDVLAATKLPIWITELDVTSSPNQAQYLEEILREAHSHPAIKGIVMWAAWHPEGCYKMCLTDNNFKNLPTGNVVDKLINEWTHRNLVGSTDSNGSFEVSLFHGDYDITITHPSMISTLTQNFKITTGNSEEILLHFLANDG is encoded by the exons ATGGCGGCTGTCGTTGTTGGGGTGAATCATCATCTGCTTCTTCTTTGTTGTATTCTTTTTGCAG GGGCAGCAGTTGAATCCCTATCCTATGATTATTCAGCTACTATTGAG TGCTTAGCAGAACCTCTAAAACCCCAATATGAAGGAGGGATCATCATTAACCCGGAGTTAAACCATGGTTTGTCTAGATGGTACGTGTTTGGGCAAGCAAAGATAGAGAATAGGTCATCAGATAGAGGCAACAGCTTCATAGTCGCTCATAGTAGAAACAAGCCCTCTGATAGCTTCTCCCAAAAACTTTACCTGCTTAAGGACATGCTTTACACCTTCTCTG CGTGGGTACAAGTGGTTGAAGGAACTGTGCCAGTAACTGCCGTTTTCAGTACAAGATGTGATGGGTTCATACATGCAGGTGCAGTTGTTGCTGAGTCTGGCTGCTGGTCCATGCTTAAAGGAGGCCTCACTGTGAACTCATCTGGACCAGTTGAGCTGTATTTTGAG ACCAAGAACACCACAGTTGAGATATGGGTCGACAGTGTCTCGTTACAACCATTCACCAAGGACCAATGGAGGGCTCACCAAGATCAAAGTGTCGAGAAg GGACGCAAGAGAAAGGTGAGATTGCAAGCAGTAGATGCCAAAGGGAAAACCTTTGCTGGAGCAAAAGTCTCCATACATCAAAAGAAACCAAGCTTCCCTTTTGGCAATGCCATTACTAAGGCCATACTTGACTACCCTGCTTATAGGAAATGGTTTGCCTCCAGGTTTACTGTCACCACCTTTGAAAACGAGATGAAGTGGTACAGCACTGAAAAATCTCCTGGGAAAGAAGACTACTCAGTCCCTGATGCCATGCTTCGTGTTATCAAACGGTTAGGCATTCAAGTCCGAGGTCACAATATTTTCTGGGATGATCCACAATATCAACAAAGCTGGGTTAAATCGCTTTCCCCTGATCAACTCAGGCAAGCAACAGCAAAGAGGATCAATTCCGTTGTGTCAAGATATAAGGGGCAGCTTATTGCATGGGATGTTGTTAATGAGAACCTGCATTTCTcattctttgaagataaattaGGGAAGACTGCATCTGCTTCTTTCTACCAGAGAGCACATCAACTTGATGGACTCACAACAATGTTCATGAACGAGTACAATACACTAGAGGATAACAGAGATCAAAGATCAACACCGGCCAAGTTCCTTCAGAAGCTGAGGGAGATTCAATCTGCAAGCCCTGGGAAGATGGGAATTGGGCTTGAATCGCATTTCGGAACACCTAACATTCCTTACATGAGATCCTCCATTGATGTTCTAGCAGCAACAAAGCTCCCCATTTGGATTACAGAGTTGGATGTTACAAGTAGCCCTAATCAGGCACAGTACTTGGAGGAGATTCTGAGGGAGGCTCACTCTCATCCAGCCATCAAGGGAATTGTTATGTGGGCAGCATGGCATCCTGAGGGTTGTTACAAGATGTGTTTGACGGATAACAATTTCAAGAACCTCCCAACAGGCAACGTCGTGGACAAGCTGATCAATGAATGGACACATAGAAACCTTGTTGGCTCAACTGATAGCAATGGCTCCTTCGAGGTTTCGCTGTTTCATGGAGACTATGACATAACAATCACTCACCCATCCATGATTTCCACCTTAACTCAGAATTTCAAGATAACAACAGGAAACTCGGAGGAGATATTGCTCCATTTTCTTGCAAATGATGGATGA
- the LOC122663040 gene encoding endo-1,4-beta-xylanase 5-like, whose protein sequence is MAAVVVGVNHHLLLLCCILFAGAAVESLSYDYSATIECLGEPLKPQYEGGIIINPELNHGLSGWYVFGQAKIENRSSDRGNSFIVAHSRNKPSDSFSQKLYLLKDMLYTFSAWVQVVEGTVPVTAVFTTTSDGFIHAGAVIAESGCWSMLKGGLTVNSSGPVELYFETKNTTVEIWVDSVSLQPFTKDQWRAHQDQSVEKVRKRKVRFQAVDANGKGKTLFAGAKVSIHQKKPSFPFGNDITKAILDYPAYRNWFASRFTVTTFENEMKWYSTENFAGKEDYSVADAMLRVVKRLGIQVRGHNVFWDDPQFQPSWVKSLSPDQLRQAAAKRIDSVVSRYKGQLIAWDVVNENLHFSFFEDRLGKNASTAFYKRAHQLDGNTTMFMNDYNTIEDSRDSSSTPPKYLQKLREIQSASPGKMGIGLESHFGTPNIPYMRSSIDVLAATKLPIWITELDVTSSPNQAQYLEEILREAHSHPAIKGIVMWAAWHPEGCYKMCLTDNNFKNLPAGNVVDKFINEWRHRNLVGSIDSNGSFEVSLFHGDYDITITHPSMNFNLTKNFKLTEGNSEKILLHFHVND, encoded by the exons ATGGCGGCTGTCGTTGTTGGGGTGAATCATCATCTGCTTCTCCTTTGTTGTATTCTTTTTGCAG GGGCAGCAGTTGAATCCCTATCCTATGATTATTCAGCTACTATCGAG TGCTTGGGAGAACCTCTAAAACCCCAATATGAAGGAGGGATCATCATTAACCCGGAGTTAAACCATGGTTTGTCTGGATGGTACGTATTTGGGCAAGCAAAGATAGAGAATAGGTCATCAGATAGAGGCAACAGCTTCATAGTCGCTCATAGTAGAAACAAGCCCTCTGATAGCTTCTCCCAAAAACTTTACTTGCTTAAGGACATGCTTTACACCTTCTCTG CGTGGGTACAAGTGGTTGAAGGAACTGTGCCAGTAACTGCCGTTTTCACTACAACAAGTGATGGGTTCATACATGCAGGTGCAGTTATTGCTGAGTCTGGCTGTTGGTCCATGCTTAAAGGAGGACTCACTGTTAACTCATCTGGGCCAGTTGAACTGTATTTTGAG ACCAAGAACACAACAGTTGAGATATGGGTCGACAGTGTCTCGTTACAGCCATTCACCAAAGATCAATGGAGGGCTCACCAAGATCAAAGCGTTGAGAAg GTACGTAAGAGAAAGGTGAGATTCCAAGCAGTAGATGCCAATGGGAAAGGAAAAACCTTATTTGCTGGTGCAAAAGTCTCTATACATCAAAAGAAACCAAGTTTCCCCTTTGGCAACGACATAACTAAGGCCATCCTTGACTACCCTGCTTATAGAAACTGGTTCGCCTCCAGGTTTACTGTCACCACCTTCGAAAACGAGATGAAGTGGTACAGCACTGAAAATTTTGCTGGGAAAGAAGACTACTCAGTCGCCGATGCAATGCTTCGTGTTGTCAAACGGTTAGGAATTCAAGTGCGAGGTCACAATGTTTTCTGGGATGATCCACAGTTTCAACCTAGCTGGGTTAAATCGCTTTCCCCCGATCAACTCAGGCAGGCAGCAGCAAAGAGGATCGATTCCGTCGTGTCAAGATACAAAGGACAGCTTATTGCATGGGATGTTGTTAATGAGAACCTGCACTTCTCATTCTTTGAAGATAGGTTAGGGAAGAATGCATCTACTGCTTTCTACAAGAGAGCACACCAACTTGATGGAAACACAACAATGTTCATGAATGATTACAATACGATAGAAGATAGTAGAGATTCAAGCTCAACACCACCCAAGTACCTTCAGAAGCTGAGGGAGATTCAATCTGCAAGCCCTGGGAAGATGGGAATTGGGCTTGAGTCGCATTTCGGAACACCTAACATTCCTTACATGAGATCCTCCATTGATGTTCTAGCAGCAACAAAGCTTCCCATTTGGATCACAGAATTGGATGTTACAAGTAGCCCTAATCAGGCTCAGTACTTGGAGGAGATTCTAAGAGAGGCTCACTCTCATCCAGCCATCAAGGGAATTGTTATGTGGGCAGCATGGCATCCTGAAGGTTGTTATAAGATGTGTTTGACGGATAACAATTTCAAGAACCTCCCAGCAGGGAATGTAGTGGACAAGTTCATCAATGAATGGAGACATAGAAACCTTGTTGGCTCAATAGACAGCAATGGCTCTTTCGAGGTTTCGCTGTTTCATGGAGACTATGACATAACAATTACTCATCCATCCATGAATTTTAACTTAACTAAGAACTTTAAGCTAACAGAAGGAAACTCGGAGAAGATATTGCTCCATTTTCATGTAAATGACTGA